In Acaryochloris marina S15, a single genomic region encodes these proteins:
- a CDS encoding DUF3536 domain-containing protein, giving the protein MNTTSYIPENTGQEKATFDVPTPLRSQANPLEKAEGVYVTLHGHFYQPPRENPYLGTIERQSSAAPFHDWNERIYHECYRPNAFARIFNDQGEVVNIVNNFEYLSFNIGPTLMSWLETYDTEVYQRIIEADRKSCERLQGHGNGIAQVYNHIIMPLANHQDKVTQVRWGKADFQARFGRDPEGMWLAEAAVDQATIEVLIEEGIRFIILAPSQAQRCRPIPGIASDTNDTPDWEEVGGGQIDPTRPYRCYLPGDRDRYIDIFFYDGPISRDIGFNAVLSSSQNLANRLGQAVRSDRKPSQLISIATDGETFGHHKRDTEKAIAYAFHDTFPQLGWTVTNYAHYLSLHPPTWEVQLKPVTAWSCGHGVDRWQDDCGCGGEGSLWHQKWRRPLRDALDWLRDQLSDIYQELGTLLFEDPWETRNRYIEIMGQFPQQAQLDPSAGTDPLQAFLNTHQNHELSLEERVDALRLLEMQRHSLLMYTSCGWFFAELSRPEGVQILRYAARAVDLAADVAGISLEPEFIKRLALAPSNVDLFETGAGVYQQLVIPSQIDVQAVAAHYAITSLFNPYPPQHPYFSYQAEQVDYQIQRLGSLSLAIGQLQLTSNVTSESEHLVFCVLHLGGWDFHCGVQLFSGRKHYGEMKAKLFNTLQQASATNIVLAISDTFGHQHYGLHDLLPEERHRIISLLSQETLSRLNQLYTQVYRDNYGVLMAFQYDDLEVPPELLTAAQVALNHRALNTLKGLEKEMSDPELETSQVGASYLAELAAIATEAEQAGCRLKLDAVYPLLEDLILRLLWQLFHHVEVDLSPHRIQRLQTLLNLVHQLQLDIHLDRAQELYLRCLQEQMTLLNHSQAITQAQLLAQNNDSRSGQDLSQDDPLSMDQMRQLLQLGRKLAIDVQPWLDSYQ; this is encoded by the coding sequence ATGAATACAACTTCTTATATTCCTGAGAATACGGGACAGGAAAAGGCGACCTTTGATGTCCCTACTCCGTTACGATCTCAAGCTAATCCATTAGAGAAAGCTGAGGGCGTTTATGTGACCTTACATGGTCATTTTTATCAGCCTCCTCGAGAGAATCCTTATTTAGGCACTATCGAACGGCAATCGAGTGCTGCGCCTTTCCATGACTGGAATGAGCGCATTTATCACGAGTGCTATCGCCCCAATGCGTTTGCTCGCATTTTTAACGACCAAGGCGAAGTCGTCAACATCGTCAATAATTTTGAATATCTCAGCTTCAATATTGGTCCCACTTTGATGAGCTGGTTGGAAACCTACGATACAGAGGTTTACCAGCGCATCATTGAGGCAGATCGCAAGAGCTGTGAACGACTGCAAGGCCACGGCAATGGGATCGCACAGGTATATAACCACATCATCATGCCTTTGGCCAACCACCAGGACAAGGTGACCCAAGTGCGATGGGGGAAAGCAGATTTTCAAGCCCGGTTTGGCCGGGACCCTGAGGGCATGTGGCTGGCAGAGGCCGCTGTCGACCAGGCCACCATTGAGGTGCTGATTGAGGAAGGGATTCGGTTTATTATTTTGGCCCCCTCCCAAGCGCAACGCTGCCGTCCGATACCTGGTATTGCTAGCGATACCAACGATACGCCTGACTGGGAAGAAGTGGGTGGGGGGCAGATTGACCCGACGCGCCCCTATCGCTGTTACCTTCCAGGAGATCGAGATCGCTACATCGATATTTTCTTTTACGATGGCCCTATCTCTCGGGACATTGGCTTTAATGCGGTACTCAGTAGTTCTCAGAATTTGGCCAATCGATTGGGGCAGGCGGTACGGTCTGATCGCAAGCCGTCTCAACTAATTTCTATTGCCACAGATGGTGAAACCTTTGGGCACCACAAACGCGATACGGAAAAAGCGATCGCCTATGCGTTTCACGATACCTTCCCCCAATTGGGATGGACCGTCACCAACTATGCCCATTACTTGAGTCTGCATCCTCCCACTTGGGAAGTTCAGCTCAAACCTGTGACCGCCTGGAGCTGTGGTCATGGGGTCGATCGTTGGCAAGATGACTGTGGGTGTGGTGGAGAAGGCAGCCTTTGGCATCAAAAATGGCGCCGTCCTTTAAGAGATGCCTTAGATTGGCTACGGGATCAGCTTAGCGATATCTATCAAGAACTGGGTACGCTCCTGTTTGAAGATCCCTGGGAAACCCGGAATCGCTATATCGAGATTATGGGACAGTTCCCTCAACAGGCGCAGCTCGATCCATCTGCAGGGACTGATCCCCTTCAAGCCTTCCTCAATACCCACCAAAATCATGAACTCTCTCTAGAAGAGCGGGTAGATGCCTTGCGGTTATTGGAGATGCAGCGCCATAGCCTGCTGATGTATACCAGTTGTGGTTGGTTCTTTGCCGAACTCTCACGACCAGAAGGGGTGCAAATTCTCCGATATGCAGCTCGTGCGGTTGACTTAGCAGCGGATGTCGCTGGGATCAGCCTAGAGCCCGAGTTCATAAAGCGCTTGGCTTTAGCCCCCAGCAATGTTGATCTATTTGAGACGGGAGCAGGTGTATACCAGCAGCTGGTGATTCCATCTCAAATTGACGTACAGGCTGTGGCTGCCCACTATGCCATCACCTCGCTGTTCAATCCCTATCCCCCACAGCACCCCTATTTCTCCTACCAAGCGGAGCAGGTTGATTATCAGATTCAGCGCTTAGGCTCCCTTTCCTTAGCTATTGGCCAACTGCAGCTCACCTCCAATGTCACGTCTGAATCAGAACATCTGGTGTTTTGCGTTCTCCATTTAGGTGGCTGGGACTTTCATTGTGGCGTGCAGCTCTTTAGTGGCCGCAAGCACTATGGTGAGATGAAGGCCAAGTTGTTTAATACCCTGCAACAGGCCAGTGCCACTAATATTGTGTTGGCCATATCCGATACCTTTGGTCATCAGCACTATGGCCTCCATGACCTTCTACCCGAAGAGCGTCATCGGATTATCTCTCTCCTCTCCCAAGAGACCTTAAGTCGCCTCAATCAGCTCTATACCCAAGTTTATCGAGATAACTATGGGGTATTGATGGCCTTCCAATACGATGACCTGGAAGTGCCTCCTGAATTGCTAACGGCCGCTCAAGTTGCCCTTAACCATCGTGCCTTAAATACCCTTAAAGGGCTAGAAAAGGAGATGAGTGATCCAGAGCTAGAAACCTCCCAGGTGGGAGCCAGTTATTTGGCAGAACTCGCTGCGATCGCAACCGAAGCGGAGCAAGCGGGTTGTCGTCTCAAGCTGGATGCCGTCTACCCCTTACTCGAAGATTTAATTCTTCGTCTGTTATGGCAACTGTTCCATCATGTTGAGGTGGACTTATCTCCCCATCGGATTCAGCGTCTACAAACCTTGCTCAATTTGGTCCATCAACTTCAGCTCGATATCCATCTTGACCGGGCTCAAGAACTTTACTTACGTTGTCTGCAAGAGCAGATGACCCTCTTGAATCACAGTCAAGCTATCACTCAAGCTCAATTGTTGGCGCAGAACAACGATTCTAGATCGGGGCAGGATCTATCTCAGGATGATCCATTGTCGATGGATCAAATGCGCCAACTTCTCCAGTTGGGCCGCAAGCTAGCCATCGATGTTCAGCCTTGGTTGGACAGCTATCAGTAA